One genomic segment of Ictalurus punctatus breed USDA103 chromosome 12, Coco_2.0, whole genome shotgun sequence includes these proteins:
- the cdk15 gene encoding cyclin-dependent kinase 15 isoform X1: MEDLQWRLRLWGSLCARKCCWCCGRQKEVEERQEPFYERKEELGVQETSSRSWSVSSLPAPELGELDGVETPQPQWFHTLQVRRLRAQRGRSNSDPLGGKNFQPEFQWNTGLQFGTANSYLNLEKLGEGAYATVYKGISRINGHLVALKVIRMKTEEGVPFTAIREASLLKGLKHANIVLLHDIIHTRESLTFVFEYMQTDLAQYMIQHPGGLHPWNVRIFMFQLLRGLSYIHSRRILHRDLKPQNLLISYLGELKLADFGLARSKSIPCQTYSAEVVTLWYRPPDVLLGSTDYSTALDIWGAGCIFIEMLQGVPAFPGVADVFEQLVKIWRVLGVPSEESWPGVSELPNYKAEWFLPCKPQQFRDVWKRFAQLPYKSEDLAQQMLTMIPNERISAQDALHHPYFNTLPPPVMQLRDTVSVFKVPGVRLETEVSDIFSPSRRMKSSLVPQGKCW, from the exons ATGGAGGATTTGCAATGGAGGCTCCGGCTCTGGGGTTCTCTCTGTGCGAGAAAATGCTGCTGGTGTTGTGGAAGACAGAAAGAGGTAGAGGAGAGACAGGAACCTTTTtatgagagaaaagaagagtTGGGAGTACAAGAGACGTCCTCGAGGAGTTGGAGTGTCTCATCACTGCCTGCCCCTGAG ctaGGAGAGTTGGATGGCGTGGAAACTCCTCAGCCTCAGTGGTTTCACACTCTACAAGTGCGCAGGCTCCGTGCGCAGAGAGGACGCAGCAACAGCGACCCACTGGGCGGAAAGAACTTTCAGCCAGAGTTTCAATGG AACACAGGTCTCCAGTTTGGAACGGCGAATTCATACCTGAACCTGGAGAAACTAGGAGAGGGTGCATAcgctacagtatacaaaggAATAAGCAG GATAAACGGGCACTTGGTGGCGCTGAAGGTCATCCGAATGAAAACGGAGGAAGGTGTTCCTTTCACTGCAATCAGGGAAG CCTCTTTGTTAAAAGGCCTCAAACACGCTAACATTGTCCTGCTCCATGACATCATCCACACACGCGAGTCCCTCACCTTCGTCTTCGAGTACATG CAAACAGACTTGGCTCAGTATATGATCCAGCATCCAGGAGGACTTCACCCATGGAATGTTCGC ATCTTCATGTTCCAGCTGTTGCGAGGTTTATCATATATCCACAGCAGGAGGATTCTGCATCGGGATCTTAAACCTCAGAACCTGCTCATCAGCTACCTGGGCGAGCTCAAACTCGCCGACTTTG GTCTAGCCAGGTCCAAGTCGATCCCGTGCCAGACGTACTCAGCAGAAGTCGTGACCTTGTGGTACAGACCACCTGATGTTCTCCTGGGGTCCACAGATTATTCTACAGCACTGGATATCTG GGGCGCAGGCTGCATTTTCATCGAGATGCTACAGGGGGTGCCAGCGTTCCCCGGCGTGGCTGATGTTTTTGAACAGTTGGTGAAAATCTGGAGA GTTCTCGGCGTGCCCTCGGAGGAGAGTTGGCCGGGAGTGAGCGAGCTGCCAAACTATAAAGCGG AATGGTTCCTGCCCTGCAAACCCCAGCAATTCAGAGATGTCTGGAAAAG ATTTGCACAGTTACCCTATAAGTCGGAGGACCTGGCGCAGCAGATGTTGACGATGATTCCAAACGAAAGGATTTCAGCCCAGGATGCGTTACACCATCCCTACTTCAACACTCTGCCTCCGCCTGTGATGCAGCTGCgagata CCGTATCCGTCTTCAAGGTGCCTGGGGTGAGGCTGGAGACGGAAGTGAGTGATATCTTCAGCCCCAGCAGACGGATGAAATCCTCCCTCGTGCCCCAGGGGAAATGCTGGTGA
- the cdk15 gene encoding cyclin-dependent kinase 15 isoform X3: MGYQELGELDGVETPQPQWFHTLQVRRLRAQRGRSNSDPLGGKNFQPEFQWNTGLQFGTANSYLNLEKLGEGAYATVYKGISRINGHLVALKVIRMKTEEGVPFTAIREASLLKGLKHANIVLLHDIIHTRESLTFVFEYMQTDLAQYMIQHPGGLHPWNVRIFMFQLLRGLSYIHSRRILHRDLKPQNLLISYLGELKLADFGLARSKSIPCQTYSAEVVTLWYRPPDVLLGSTDYSTALDIWGAGCIFIEMLQGVPAFPGVADVFEQLVKIWRVLGVPSEESWPGVSELPNYKAEWFLPCKPQQFRDVWKRFAQLPYKSEDLAQQMLTMIPNERISAQDALHHPYFNTLPPPVMQLRDTVSVFKVPGVRLETEVSDIFSPSRRMKSSLVPQGKCW; the protein is encoded by the exons ctaGGAGAGTTGGATGGCGTGGAAACTCCTCAGCCTCAGTGGTTTCACACTCTACAAGTGCGCAGGCTCCGTGCGCAGAGAGGACGCAGCAACAGCGACCCACTGGGCGGAAAGAACTTTCAGCCAGAGTTTCAATGG AACACAGGTCTCCAGTTTGGAACGGCGAATTCATACCTGAACCTGGAGAAACTAGGAGAGGGTGCATAcgctacagtatacaaaggAATAAGCAG GATAAACGGGCACTTGGTGGCGCTGAAGGTCATCCGAATGAAAACGGAGGAAGGTGTTCCTTTCACTGCAATCAGGGAAG CCTCTTTGTTAAAAGGCCTCAAACACGCTAACATTGTCCTGCTCCATGACATCATCCACACACGCGAGTCCCTCACCTTCGTCTTCGAGTACATG CAAACAGACTTGGCTCAGTATATGATCCAGCATCCAGGAGGACTTCACCCATGGAATGTTCGC ATCTTCATGTTCCAGCTGTTGCGAGGTTTATCATATATCCACAGCAGGAGGATTCTGCATCGGGATCTTAAACCTCAGAACCTGCTCATCAGCTACCTGGGCGAGCTCAAACTCGCCGACTTTG GTCTAGCCAGGTCCAAGTCGATCCCGTGCCAGACGTACTCAGCAGAAGTCGTGACCTTGTGGTACAGACCACCTGATGTTCTCCTGGGGTCCACAGATTATTCTACAGCACTGGATATCTG GGGCGCAGGCTGCATTTTCATCGAGATGCTACAGGGGGTGCCAGCGTTCCCCGGCGTGGCTGATGTTTTTGAACAGTTGGTGAAAATCTGGAGA GTTCTCGGCGTGCCCTCGGAGGAGAGTTGGCCGGGAGTGAGCGAGCTGCCAAACTATAAAGCGG AATGGTTCCTGCCCTGCAAACCCCAGCAATTCAGAGATGTCTGGAAAAG ATTTGCACAGTTACCCTATAAGTCGGAGGACCTGGCGCAGCAGATGTTGACGATGATTCCAAACGAAAGGATTTCAGCCCAGGATGCGTTACACCATCCCTACTTCAACACTCTGCCTCCGCCTGTGATGCAGCTGCgagata CCGTATCCGTCTTCAAGGTGCCTGGGGTGAGGCTGGAGACGGAAGTGAGTGATATCTTCAGCCCCAGCAGACGGATGAAATCCTCCCTCGTGCCCCAGGGGAAATGCTGGTGA
- the cdk15 gene encoding cyclin-dependent kinase 15 isoform X2, which yields MQNLRHAATEAFQRLGLKQRHMGYQELGELDGVETPQPQWFHTLQVRRLRAQRGRSNSDPLGGKNFQPEFQWNTGLQFGTANSYLNLEKLGEGAYATVYKGISRINGHLVALKVIRMKTEEGVPFTAIREASLLKGLKHANIVLLHDIIHTRESLTFVFEYMQTDLAQYMIQHPGGLHPWNVRIFMFQLLRGLSYIHSRRILHRDLKPQNLLISYLGELKLADFGLARSKSIPCQTYSAEVVTLWYRPPDVLLGSTDYSTALDIWGAGCIFIEMLQGVPAFPGVADVFEQLVKIWRVLGVPSEESWPGVSELPNYKAEWFLPCKPQQFRDVWKRFAQLPYKSEDLAQQMLTMIPNERISAQDALHHPYFNTLPPPVMQLRDTVSVFKVPGVRLETEVSDIFSPSRRMKSSLVPQGKCW from the exons ctaGGAGAGTTGGATGGCGTGGAAACTCCTCAGCCTCAGTGGTTTCACACTCTACAAGTGCGCAGGCTCCGTGCGCAGAGAGGACGCAGCAACAGCGACCCACTGGGCGGAAAGAACTTTCAGCCAGAGTTTCAATGG AACACAGGTCTCCAGTTTGGAACGGCGAATTCATACCTGAACCTGGAGAAACTAGGAGAGGGTGCATAcgctacagtatacaaaggAATAAGCAG GATAAACGGGCACTTGGTGGCGCTGAAGGTCATCCGAATGAAAACGGAGGAAGGTGTTCCTTTCACTGCAATCAGGGAAG CCTCTTTGTTAAAAGGCCTCAAACACGCTAACATTGTCCTGCTCCATGACATCATCCACACACGCGAGTCCCTCACCTTCGTCTTCGAGTACATG CAAACAGACTTGGCTCAGTATATGATCCAGCATCCAGGAGGACTTCACCCATGGAATGTTCGC ATCTTCATGTTCCAGCTGTTGCGAGGTTTATCATATATCCACAGCAGGAGGATTCTGCATCGGGATCTTAAACCTCAGAACCTGCTCATCAGCTACCTGGGCGAGCTCAAACTCGCCGACTTTG GTCTAGCCAGGTCCAAGTCGATCCCGTGCCAGACGTACTCAGCAGAAGTCGTGACCTTGTGGTACAGACCACCTGATGTTCTCCTGGGGTCCACAGATTATTCTACAGCACTGGATATCTG GGGCGCAGGCTGCATTTTCATCGAGATGCTACAGGGGGTGCCAGCGTTCCCCGGCGTGGCTGATGTTTTTGAACAGTTGGTGAAAATCTGGAGA GTTCTCGGCGTGCCCTCGGAGGAGAGTTGGCCGGGAGTGAGCGAGCTGCCAAACTATAAAGCGG AATGGTTCCTGCCCTGCAAACCCCAGCAATTCAGAGATGTCTGGAAAAG ATTTGCACAGTTACCCTATAAGTCGGAGGACCTGGCGCAGCAGATGTTGACGATGATTCCAAACGAAAGGATTTCAGCCCAGGATGCGTTACACCATCCCTACTTCAACACTCTGCCTCCGCCTGTGATGCAGCTGCgagata CCGTATCCGTCTTCAAGGTGCCTGGGGTGAGGCTGGAGACGGAAGTGAGTGATATCTTCAGCCCCAGCAGACGGATGAAATCCTCCCTCGTGCCCCAGGGGAAATGCTGGTGA